The proteins below come from a single Desulfitobacterium metallireducens DSM 15288 genomic window:
- a CDS encoding DMT family transporter: MLKSYFAILLSSLLYGGNVIAGRLIAGSIPPISLSAIRALLGLSILLPLAWPALKSAPKPTTKELFQLILISLLGVSLPYVSLIYGLADTTATNASVIFATLPAMTNLMFFIIFKSKPSKFQVLGILTSFLGLVIVFTQGDIFHLLSFRIGGGEIFLFLNVLCISLFNVVGQSFMKKFSSLVTSVYSLVFAILTLTPLALWQLNSFVWYLSWSQWLLVIYMGCFAAGFAYFLNLYGIEKIGGGQTSILNNLQHVFSISLGVLVLKESLYVYHGLGFVLVISGVVLSLMRTSTSSPKLARSKSSNPAI; the protein is encoded by the coding sequence ATGTTAAAATCCTATTTCGCAATACTTCTTTCTTCACTCCTTTATGGAGGGAACGTCATTGCAGGACGTTTAATCGCTGGGTCAATCCCTCCTATTAGCTTATCGGCCATTCGAGCCCTCTTAGGGTTAAGCATTCTCCTGCCTCTCGCTTGGCCAGCCCTGAAAAGCGCCCCTAAGCCTACTACAAAAGAGCTGTTCCAACTTATTCTTATCAGTTTGTTAGGGGTTTCACTCCCCTATGTTTCACTAATTTATGGGTTGGCAGATACTACAGCCACGAATGCCTCAGTAATTTTTGCAACACTTCCAGCCATGACGAACCTAATGTTTTTTATAATTTTTAAATCGAAACCTTCTAAGTTTCAGGTTTTAGGGATACTTACCTCTTTCCTCGGTCTAGTCATCGTCTTCACGCAAGGGGATATATTTCACCTCTTGTCTTTTAGAATAGGGGGAGGTGAGATTTTTCTCTTTCTCAATGTTTTATGTATCAGCCTCTTTAATGTTGTTGGTCAAAGCTTCATGAAGAAATTTTCATCACTGGTCACAAGCGTATATTCTCTAGTTTTCGCTATTCTAACGTTAACTCCGCTCGCTCTCTGGCAGTTGAACTCCTTTGTCTGGTATCTCTCATGGTCGCAGTGGCTTTTAGTCATCTACATGGGGTGTTTCGCTGCAGGCTTCGCATATTTCCTCAACCTTTATGGAATTGAAAAAATTGGTGGCGGTCAAACATCCATCTTAAATAATCTGCAGCATGTCTTCAGCATTAGCCTTGGCGTCCTCGTTCTCAAAGAATCCTTATATGTTTATCACGGGCTCGGTTTTGTCCTTGTGATTTCAGGAGTTGTTCTTTCTCTGATGAGAACCTCGACTTCTTCCCCTAAACTCGCGAGGAGCAAGAGCTCCAACCCGGCGATCTAA
- a CDS encoding DEAD/DEAH box helicase, with translation MESTASFEQIGIHPLLLEALQKEGVAKPTHIQEKAIPLILANQDVVGQSETGSGKTLAYLLPIFQKIDLLKKENQALILTPTHELALQVHRQIQSLSQNLGGTISSAALIGNVNITRQIEKLKEKPHILVGSAGRILELIQKKKISSQNLRTIVLDEADRLLDEKNWQTVNAVIKTTLKDRQLLLFSATLSSETLERTSSLLKEPAVLRVTEQAAVASTISHQYFACEQRDKFEVLRKLVRHLEPPRALIFINKSEEIEKTVEKLKFHGLDAQALSGSSQKGDRRKAMEDFRTGKVHLLVASDLAARGLDIKNITHIFNLDIPEDPQLYLHRVGRTGRAGQSGIAISLASEKEVHFLHKVENAFKISIPLKTLSHGKVFDAHPHRKEQGNRPQGSTIKPSFKKGLKKSTVKKHI, from the coding sequence ATGGAGTCAACAGCATCATTTGAACAAATCGGAATTCATCCGCTACTCCTCGAAGCACTTCAAAAAGAGGGCGTGGCAAAGCCAACTCATATTCAAGAAAAAGCTATTCCACTTATTTTAGCTAACCAAGACGTCGTCGGCCAATCGGAAACAGGATCCGGTAAAACTTTAGCTTATCTCTTGCCGATTTTTCAAAAGATTGATCTGCTTAAGAAGGAAAATCAAGCGCTAATTCTTACACCTACCCATGAACTCGCTTTACAAGTTCATCGTCAAATTCAAAGCTTATCCCAAAACTTGGGGGGGACAATCAGCTCGGCGGCGCTTATCGGAAATGTTAATATTACGCGTCAAATTGAAAAGCTCAAAGAGAAACCTCATATTCTCGTTGGTTCAGCTGGACGAATTTTGGAACTTATCCAGAAGAAAAAGATTTCTTCCCAGAATCTAAGAACGATTGTGTTGGATGAAGCAGATCGCTTGCTTGATGAGAAAAATTGGCAAACGGTAAACGCAGTGATTAAGACTACACTCAAAGATAGACAGCTCCTTTTATTTTCTGCGACCTTATCATCGGAAACGTTAGAACGTACATCAAGCCTTCTCAAGGAGCCAGCTGTTCTTCGTGTGACTGAACAAGCAGCTGTCGCGTCAACCATTTCACATCAGTATTTTGCCTGTGAGCAACGTGATAAATTTGAAGTGCTGCGCAAATTAGTTCGTCATCTCGAGCCTCCACGTGCTCTAATCTTTATTAATAAGAGTGAAGAAATTGAGAAGACGGTAGAGAAGCTCAAGTTTCACGGGTTAGACGCACAGGCGCTTTCTGGCTCTTCCCAGAAGGGGGATCGTCGCAAAGCCATGGAGGATTTTCGAACGGGTAAAGTTCATTTGCTCGTGGCTTCTGATTTAGCGGCAAGAGGTCTTGATATTAAGAATATAACACATATCTTTAATCTTGATATTCCTGAAGACCCCCAACTTTATCTGCATCGGGTAGGAAGGACCGGGCGAGCAGGGCAGAGTGGTATTGCCATCTCTTTAGCTTCTGAAAAAGAAGTACATTTTCTACATAAAGTTGAGAATGCCTTTAAAATTTCAATTCCTCTGAAGACACTTTCTCACGGAAAAGTGTTCGACGCGCACCCGCATCGAAAAGAGCAAGGAAATAGACCCCAAGGGTCTACCATAAAACCAAGTTTTAAAAAAGGATTAAAGAAAAGCACCGTCAAAAAGCACATATAA
- a CDS encoding sodium:solute symporter family protein: MHVIPFAIVCLYIVILYAISWYSTKLTKGGGEKGYLLAGRGLPASIVAVMLTGLAVGGASTVGVAENAYKAGISAGWYNGAWACGGILAGIVVASRYRALTISTIPELFEKYYSKSGRFVGALGQLVIGMVITSLQYIAGGAVLTALLPQVFTQVSGMAVTALVFVGITLIGGMWAAGLTNIINVIMIYVGVIAGAIMSVRNIGGIQALKLALPAGGTWFDPISGVGFAVIGAWFGVMISQCFSLQATVQISFAAKSTKAARNGFILGGLLIFPIGFVSALFGIVAAAQFPGIVPTNALPSVVLTLNPVIAGLTLAGLWAADVSTASVLLLGSSSIVVQDIIKRNFMPHMTEKQGLLYSRIAVLVISIVTYVLATTVAGILKTITIGLTLTSAYSVIMMFTLFAPKLCRKSSAFWTLLTGIIFLAAWLVVPAIRIVSQPIFLAIPIAIVTFLMTTVLDKRSATIPEVNTSNLSSEVVA, encoded by the coding sequence ATGCATGTTATTCCATTTGCAATCGTTTGTCTCTATATTGTGATCTTATATGCTATTTCATGGTACTCCACAAAATTGACCAAAGGTGGAGGTGAGAAAGGTTATTTGTTGGCTGGACGGGGGTTGCCTGCTTCGATTGTTGCGGTGATGCTTACCGGGTTAGCAGTCGGTGGAGCCTCTACTGTTGGTGTAGCTGAAAATGCTTACAAAGCCGGTATTTCAGCTGGATGGTATAATGGAGCCTGGGCATGTGGGGGCATTCTCGCAGGCATTGTCGTAGCGAGTCGCTATCGAGCGCTGACCATATCAACTATTCCTGAATTGTTTGAAAAATATTATAGTAAATCCGGTCGCTTTGTAGGGGCATTGGGGCAACTTGTCATCGGTATGGTTATAACTTCACTGCAATATATTGCAGGCGGAGCCGTCCTTACGGCTTTACTACCCCAAGTTTTTACACAAGTGAGTGGAATGGCTGTAACTGCTCTGGTATTCGTTGGAATTACCTTAATCGGCGGGATGTGGGCTGCGGGTTTAACTAATATCATCAATGTAATCATGATTTATGTCGGTGTTATCGCAGGAGCGATCATGAGCGTAAGAAATATAGGGGGGATTCAAGCCTTAAAACTCGCTCTTCCTGCAGGCGGAACATGGTTTGATCCCATCTCTGGTGTTGGTTTTGCAGTCATCGGCGCATGGTTTGGGGTCATGATCTCGCAATGCTTTTCTCTTCAAGCTACGGTGCAAATTTCTTTTGCTGCAAAAAGCACAAAGGCAGCTCGGAATGGTTTTATTTTAGGAGGACTATTGATTTTCCCGATTGGATTCGTATCAGCGCTATTTGGAATTGTTGCGGCAGCACAATTTCCAGGAATAGTTCCCACTAATGCCTTACCCAGTGTTGTTTTAACTCTTAATCCGGTTATCGCTGGACTAACACTTGCTGGCTTATGGGCAGCGGATGTTTCGACAGCATCGGTCTTATTACTCGGTAGTTCTTCAATTGTTGTCCAAGACATCATTAAACGTAATTTTATGCCTCATATGACGGAAAAGCAGGGCCTGCTTTATTCTCGAATTGCAGTATTAGTCATAAGCATTGTTACGTACGTCTTGGCGACAACTGTAGCGGGTATATTAAAGACAATTACGATTGGTTTAACGTTAACAAGTGCTTATTCAGTCATTATGATGTTTACCTTGTTTGCACCTAAGTTATGCCGTAAATCGAGTGCATTTTGGACTCTGTTAACTGGAATTATCTTCTTGGCAGCCTGGCTGGTTGTTCCGGCAATTCGTATTGTTTCTCAACCGATTTTTTTAGCAATACCGATTGCCATTGTCACTTTCTTAATGACAACCGTTTTAGATAAACGGAGCGCTACTATACCGGAGGTTAACACGTCAAATCTCTCTTCTGAAGTCGTCGCTTAG
- a CDS encoding LUD domain-containing protein yields MSDFQKSAKQDKINLQKGFTDYAKELENARTDQNIRTAISRAVKAYRETTDSTMARYPQTPELAAEVREIKAHAVAHQQELLKQAMESVERNHGKAFFAKDKKEALMIASEIIGTGKTVVKGKSMLGEELHLREYLENEGNEVWETDLGEFILQLKKDRPMHILSPAIHVPREKVAEVFSEFFQKEVKPDIAEEVGIVREFMREKYFTADVGISGSNVVAADTGAFVIIENEGNVRLSTSAPAIHLLFVGIEKIVPTFQDAMKVAEVTWRYAQYPIPAYVSIITGPSKTGDIEKVTTYGAHGPKEFYVVFVDNGRSAMSAEEDFKQASHCLRCGGCMYECPVFQVTAGHFGETYLGGIGTIWDVFVAGGIDKEAPQIYSCLRCGRCVERCGMQIDVPAMIGELRNRLTSGQVMD; encoded by the coding sequence ATGAGTGATTTTCAAAAATCAGCAAAGCAAGACAAAATCAATTTACAAAAAGGCTTTACTGATTATGCCAAAGAGCTGGAAAACGCACGTACCGATCAAAATATTCGAACGGCTATCTCCCGAGCTGTCAAAGCCTATCGTGAAACGACGGATAGTACGATGGCACGTTATCCCCAAACTCCGGAATTAGCAGCAGAGGTTCGTGAGATTAAGGCTCATGCAGTAGCTCATCAACAAGAACTTCTAAAGCAAGCAATGGAATCGGTTGAAAGAAACCATGGTAAAGCGTTCTTTGCGAAAGATAAAAAAGAAGCGCTTATGATTGCGAGCGAAATCATCGGTACAGGAAAAACTGTAGTGAAGGGTAAAAGTATGCTTGGAGAAGAGCTACACCTTCGCGAATATTTAGAGAATGAAGGCAATGAGGTCTGGGAAACAGATTTAGGAGAATTTATTCTTCAGCTCAAAAAAGACCGGCCAATGCATATTCTTTCACCAGCGATCCATGTCCCACGGGAGAAGGTTGCTGAAGTCTTCTCTGAGTTTTTCCAGAAAGAGGTTAAGCCTGATATTGCTGAGGAAGTCGGGATTGTGCGTGAGTTCATGCGTGAGAAATACTTCACTGCAGATGTCGGTATAAGTGGCTCTAACGTAGTCGCTGCAGACACAGGGGCTTTTGTTATTATTGAAAATGAAGGCAATGTCCGTTTATCGACCTCAGCGCCCGCCATTCATCTGCTTTTTGTGGGGATTGAAAAGATCGTGCCAACCTTCCAGGACGCTATGAAAGTTGCTGAAGTAACCTGGCGTTATGCCCAATATCCAATTCCAGCTTATGTAAGCATCATTACTGGACCAAGTAAAACCGGGGATATCGAGAAAGTAACCACTTATGGCGCACATGGTCCTAAGGAGTTTTATGTGGTCTTTGTTGATAATGGCCGTAGCGCGATGTCGGCAGAAGAGGACTTTAAGCAAGCGTCACATTGTTTACGTTGCGGTGGTTGCATGTATGAATGTCCTGTATTTCAGGTGACAGCGGGACATTTTGGAGAGACCTATCTTGGAGGTATTGGGACCATCTGGGATGTATTCGTTGCTGGCGGAATTGATAAAGAAGCACCGCAAATATATTCCTGTTTACGTTGTGGTCGTTGTGTTGAACGCTGTGGCATGCAAATTGATGTCCCGGCCATGATTGGCGAGCTAAGAAATCGATTAACGAGTGGTCAGGTTATGGATTAA
- a CDS encoding (Fe-S)-binding protein yields the protein MATQPIEEHVERKFPAVLEIIRENIMKHGNPLALNGTEVSSWAKDMNLPKTGDLLFYTGGEYQLLPFIDSLVKLITVFDQGSPLFTMGIGVRNLLEKAGINAEKVYGSVLSQDKERYQAVNKKAARILQSLGYNLCYSGDEELYSGALLYELGYWEDLKVYAQRVQHVLQKSGAKTLVCLSPHAAEVLKLVYPKLGISLNIEIKTFVELVWEQRHKLEKASSGPTVVIHDSCRLARDLHITEELRDILTAVGVEFCEAKRNKEWTTCCGGPSKFTAPKLSHTMSERRVKELQDTGAELMLTSCPYCLSALEGALDKNDKKQVVDLIEFLYRGIAR from the coding sequence ATGGCAACACAACCGATTGAGGAACATGTTGAACGAAAATTCCCAGCGGTTTTAGAAATTATTCGAGAAAATATTATGAAGCACGGTAACCCACTTGCATTAAATGGAACGGAAGTATCGTCTTGGGCAAAGGATATGAATTTGCCCAAGACTGGCGATTTGCTTTTTTATACAGGGGGTGAATATCAATTACTTCCATTTATCGATTCGCTGGTCAAGTTAATAACTGTTTTTGATCAGGGGAGTCCACTTTTCACAATGGGCATTGGCGTACGTAACCTTCTGGAAAAAGCAGGAATTAACGCTGAAAAAGTTTACGGTTCAGTACTCTCTCAGGATAAAGAACGCTATCAAGCAGTTAATAAAAAAGCCGCACGTATTCTTCAGTCTCTAGGGTATAATCTCTGCTATTCAGGGGATGAGGAGCTTTACAGTGGTGCTCTATTGTATGAACTTGGTTATTGGGAAGATTTAAAAGTGTATGCACAACGCGTCCAGCATGTTTTACAAAAGAGTGGGGCAAAAACACTTGTTTGTCTCTCTCCTCATGCAGCTGAAGTGCTTAAACTTGTTTATCCCAAGTTAGGTATATCTTTAAATATTGAAATAAAAACGTTTGTCGAGCTTGTTTGGGAACAAAGACACAAACTAGAAAAGGCTTCATCCGGTCCGACCGTGGTGATTCATGATTCATGCCGATTAGCGCGAGATCTCCACATCACTGAAGAGTTACGTGATATTTTAACGGCCGTGGGCGTTGAGTTCTGTGAAGCTAAACGGAACAAAGAGTGGACGACATGTTGTGGTGGCCCGAGTAAATTCACTGCCCCGAAACTATCCCATACTATGTCCGAGCGACGGGTCAAGGAACTTCAAGATACCGGGGCGGAACTGATGCTTACCTCTTGCCCCTATTGCTTATCAGCGCTTGAGGGAGCCCTTGATAAAAATGATAAAAAGCAAGTGGTTGATCTGATTGAATTTTTATATAGGGGGATCGCAAGATGA
- the galE gene encoding UDP-glucose 4-epimerase GalE has protein sequence MAILVTGGAGYIGSHTVAELLSHGEEVIVLDNLQKGHSEAVSATTFYVGDLRDSDLLDQIFTEHVIEAVIHFAADSLVGESVSDPLKYYQNNVASTLNLLIKMKEYGAQQIVFSSTAATYGEPQHIPILESDLTLPTNPYGETKLAIEKMLYWCEQAYGIHFVALRYFNAAGADPQGRIGEDHHPESHLIPLILQVALGQRESITIFGDDYPTSDGTCVRDYIHVLDLAQAHYLALNKLRSSQKSGIYNLGNGQGFSVLEVIEAARRVTGHPIPTQIGNRRPGDPAVLIASSNLAQDELGWVPKWDGLKQILETAWNWHRNHPKGFLK, from the coding sequence ATGGCGATCTTAGTAACTGGTGGAGCTGGGTACATTGGTAGTCATACAGTAGCCGAATTATTGTCGCATGGGGAAGAGGTTATTGTTCTCGATAACTTACAAAAAGGACATTCAGAGGCTGTTTCAGCTACGACGTTTTATGTTGGCGATTTACGAGATTCCGATCTTTTGGATCAAATTTTTACAGAACATGTGATTGAAGCGGTGATTCATTTTGCCGCAGATTCCCTAGTCGGCGAAAGTGTTTCTGATCCTCTTAAGTATTATCAAAATAATGTGGCTTCAACGCTTAATTTACTCATAAAAATGAAGGAATACGGAGCTCAACAAATCGTATTTTCTTCAACGGCTGCAACGTATGGTGAGCCTCAGCACATTCCTATTCTAGAATCAGATTTGACACTACCGACAAATCCCTATGGCGAAACAAAATTGGCCATCGAAAAGATGCTTTATTGGTGTGAGCAAGCCTATGGAATTCATTTTGTTGCCTTGCGCTATTTTAATGCTGCAGGTGCTGATCCACAGGGGAGGATCGGCGAAGATCATCATCCTGAATCACATCTTATTCCACTTATTCTTCAAGTAGCCTTGGGACAGCGTGAATCAATTACGATTTTTGGGGATGATTATCCGACCTCAGATGGAACGTGTGTCCGGGATTATATTCATGTCTTGGATTTGGCACAAGCGCATTACTTAGCGCTCAATAAGCTTCGTTCATCACAAAAAAGTGGGATTTACAACCTAGGTAATGGGCAGGGCTTCTCTGTTTTAGAGGTTATCGAAGCCGCACGCCGTGTTACGGGGCATCCCATTCCCACACAAATAGGCAATCGACGACCAGGAGATCCAGCTGTTTTGATTGCTTCCTCGAATTTAGCTCAAGACGAGCTAGGCTGGGTTCCAAAATGGGACGGGCTCAAACAGATTCTGGAGACAGCCTGGAATTGGCACCGGAATCACCCTAAGGGATTTCTAAAATAA
- a CDS encoding citrate/2-methylcitrate synthase: MEDYETEHFEEKILNDLSSITLKKGAINPSLFTKYEVKRGLRDTDGRGVLVGLTEIGDVHSYILDEGEMIPVPGRLIYRGYDITDLAKGFMEDGRFGFEETVYLLLFGNLPNKKALADFKQLICTYQRLPENFARDIILNAPSKDIMNGLARSVLALYSFDANPDDVSVKNVLKQCIKLIASFPSLAAYSFQAYSHYYGNQSLVLHSPQADLGLAENILYMLRSNHKYTDLEAKLLDLALVLHAEHGGGNNSTFVTHVVTSTGTDTYAAIAAALGSLKGPRHGGANHKVIQMVENIKENVKDWEDDTEVTTYLTRLLTKDAFDHSGLIYGIGHAVYSISDPRAVVLKKYAAKLAHEKGLENEFNLYAKIEELAPKIITQYTNSNKAVSANVDFYSGFVYRMLNLPLEMFTPIFALARISGWSAHRIEEIVNAGKIIRPAYKNVEPRKKYISLDERG, encoded by the coding sequence ATGGAAGATTACGAAACAGAACATTTTGAAGAAAAGATTTTAAACGATCTTAGTAGCATCACCTTGAAGAAAGGTGCTATTAATCCTTCGCTTTTTACAAAATATGAAGTTAAACGTGGACTTCGCGACACCGACGGTAGAGGCGTGCTCGTCGGATTAACAGAAATCGGTGATGTTCACTCTTATATTCTTGATGAAGGTGAAATGATTCCGGTCCCTGGCCGCTTAATTTATCGCGGCTACGACATCACTGATCTAGCCAAGGGCTTCATGGAAGATGGCCGATTTGGTTTTGAAGAAACCGTTTATTTATTGCTCTTTGGGAATCTCCCCAATAAGAAAGCTCTTGCAGACTTTAAGCAACTCATCTGCACTTATCAGAGACTGCCTGAGAACTTTGCCCGCGATATCATTTTAAATGCTCCGAGTAAAGATATTATGAATGGATTAGCTCGAAGTGTATTAGCCCTATATTCCTTTGATGCCAACCCAGATGATGTCTCTGTTAAAAATGTTCTAAAGCAATGTATCAAATTAATTGCCTCCTTCCCTTCCTTAGCCGCGTATAGTTTTCAAGCTTACTCCCATTACTATGGAAATCAAAGTCTCGTTCTTCACAGTCCTCAGGCTGACTTAGGGTTAGCTGAGAATATTCTTTATATGTTACGATCAAATCACAAATATACGGATCTAGAGGCAAAACTTCTGGATCTTGCGCTTGTCCTTCATGCTGAACATGGCGGTGGTAACAATTCCACCTTTGTGACCCATGTTGTAACCTCAACTGGTACGGATACATATGCTGCTATCGCAGCTGCTTTGGGCTCGCTCAAGGGGCCTAGACATGGAGGAGCGAATCATAAGGTTATTCAAATGGTTGAGAATATCAAGGAAAATGTGAAGGATTGGGAGGATGATACAGAAGTCACTACCTATCTTACCCGTCTCCTTACTAAAGATGCTTTTGATCATTCAGGTCTTATTTATGGAATTGGGCACGCCGTCTACTCAATCTCAGATCCCCGGGCAGTTGTTCTTAAAAAATACGCGGCCAAGCTTGCTCATGAAAAAGGTCTGGAAAACGAATTTAACCTCTACGCAAAAATTGAAGAACTCGCTCCCAAGATTATTACTCAGTACACAAACTCTAACAAAGCGGTAAGTGCTAATGTTGATTTTTACTCAGGATTTGTCTATCGGATGCTCAATCTCCCGCTAGAGATGTTTACCCCGATTTTTGCACTTGCCAGAATTTCAGGTTGGAGTGCTCATCGAATCGAAGAAATCGTTAATGCTGGGAAAATCATTCGACCTGCCTATAAAAATGTTGAACCTAGAAAAAAATACATTTCCCTCGATGAGAGAGGTTAA
- a CDS encoding site-specific integrase, with protein sequence MEFVQPIRERKKIDAMKKLLKGSNIRDYVLFTLGINSGLRVSDLLQLKVADVIDEKGRIRDRITIREKKTGKTKTFPFSDTVIKALREYVPNLSTGSALFPSRKGRTPITRQQAYRILNDAAKVIGVKDKIGTHTLRKTFAYHAYISGVDVTRIQALLNHSSPRETLRYIGITQDELDDVYLNLNL encoded by the coding sequence TTGGAATTTGTACAGCCTATCCGAGAACGTAAAAAAATTGATGCTATGAAAAAGCTTTTAAAAGGGAGCAACATTAGAGACTATGTGCTTTTTACCCTAGGGATAAACTCAGGACTTCGCGTGAGCGACTTATTGCAACTCAAAGTTGCCGATGTTATTGATGAGAAGGGGAGAATTAGGGATCGTATAACCATTCGCGAAAAGAAAACTGGAAAAACAAAGACATTTCCCTTTAGCGATACAGTGATCAAAGCTTTACGTGAATACGTGCCAAACCTCTCTACTGGTTCGGCTTTATTCCCTTCACGCAAAGGTAGGACTCCTATTACTCGCCAGCAAGCGTATCGTATTTTGAATGATGCGGCTAAAGTTATCGGTGTAAAAGACAAAATTGGTACCCACACGCTCAGAAAAACCTTTGCTTATCATGCATATATCAGCGGAGTCGATGTTACCCGGATTCAAGCCTTATTAAATCATTCCTCGCCACGAGAAACCCTGCGTTATATTGGAATTACCCAAGACGAACTCGATGATGTCTATCTCAACCTAAATCTTTAA
- a CDS encoding HD domain-containing protein produces the protein MFNERFKKQLDFILEIDKLKQIYRQNLVTGTKRNENDAEHSWHLAMMAILLSEYAAEQEINVLHVVKMVLIHDLVEIDAGDTFAYDEEGYQDKEEREQKAAHRLFNILPTDQAEEMMELWREFEAMETPEAGFAASLDRFQPLLLNYNTDGHTWKKPGVSSQKVFKRIEPARIQAPQIWEYATDLIETSVEKGMLKR, from the coding sequence TTGTTTAACGAGCGCTTTAAGAAACAACTTGATTTTATCCTTGAAATAGATAAACTAAAACAAATTTATCGTCAAAATCTTGTCACTGGTACAAAACGAAATGAAAATGACGCGGAGCATTCTTGGCACTTGGCTATGATGGCTATCCTTCTTTCTGAATACGCTGCTGAGCAGGAGATCAATGTTTTACATGTTGTCAAGATGGTCTTAATTCACGATCTGGTCGAAATTGATGCTGGAGATACTTTTGCCTACGATGAAGAGGGCTATCAGGATAAAGAGGAACGTGAGCAAAAAGCGGCCCATCGTCTCTTTAATATTCTTCCTACGGATCAAGCAGAAGAAATGATGGAACTCTGGCGAGAGTTTGAAGCCATGGAAACACCAGAGGCAGGTTTTGCTGCAAGCTTGGACCGCTTTCAACCTCTCCTATTAAATTACAATACGGATGGACATACATGGAAGAAACCTGGTGTTTCTAGTCAAAAAGTCTTTAAGAGAATCGAGCCGGCACGTATACAGGCACCGCAAATCTGGGAATATGCAACGGATCTGATCGAGACTTCGGTCGAAAAGGGAATGCTAAAACGCTAA
- a CDS encoding YaiI/YqxD family protein: MKIIVDADACPQSALQICFKLGKLHQIEVWTVASFDHRILSEHHITVGDNSQEADLKILNVAKAWDIIITQDFGLAAMVLGKGAYAMGPKGVEYRPETIDFLLEEREIKAKYRRAGGRTKGPKKRTEEDDHAFKQGLTRLIEMALKSSP; the protein is encoded by the coding sequence ATGAAAATCATAGTTGATGCTGACGCTTGTCCCCAATCTGCACTGCAGATCTGTTTTAAACTTGGAAAGTTGCATCAAATCGAAGTATGGACAGTTGCCAGTTTTGATCATCGAATCCTTTCTGAGCACCACATCACCGTTGGAGACAATTCGCAGGAAGCAGATTTGAAAATTCTTAACGTCGCGAAAGCATGGGATATCATCATTACCCAGGATTTTGGACTTGCGGCCATGGTTCTAGGAAAAGGAGCATATGCAATGGGGCCAAAAGGAGTAGAGTATCGTCCTGAAACGATTGATTTCTTGCTGGAAGAACGCGAAATAAAGGCGAAATATAGACGTGCCGGGGGAAGGACCAAAGGTCCGAAAAAGCGAACAGAAGAAGACGATCACGCTTTCAAACAAGGTTTAACTCGCCTCATTGAGATGGCTTTGAAGAGTTCACCGTGA